CAGAATATTCAAGGCCCGCCCCACGCACCTTCCGCTACCTCGCTCCGACCCCCGCCTCAgaacccccctccctgccccgccccgggATTTACTGGTCGCGGCCCCGGCTTCAGAGCTGCGATTTCGGTCCCGGTCCCCTCCTCCTTCTGGCCCCACCTCAAGACGTCCAAGCTCCACCCCCGGGCTCTGTAACCTGATTCCATTCCACATCATTTAACCCCGACCCCAGACTCAGAATTCCCCGCCCCAGGCTCTCCTAGTCTGGTCCCAAGCCTCAAAGCCCCTCCGGCCCCTCCTCAGGCGCTACAGGCTCTGCCCCAAGGTGGCAGCGGGTCTTCTCCGCTACCTGGGAAGGGCCTCCGCGGTGGTGGCCCGCAAGCTCCAGGGGCTGGGGCCCGACGTAGAAGGTGGGGCTCCGGTCCGGGCCCGGCCGGCCGCTGTACTGAGCCCTCGTCTCACTGCACTGGTGCTCTGTGACCAGCGGGAGGCGCCAGCCGCGGCGTCTGAGCTGCGGGAAGGCGACGCGGGGACCCAACGTGAGGGTGCCTCGTGCTCCAGCGCGTTCCCCACCCCtgacctcctcccccaccccccccgcggACCTCTGCATCCCAGCACCTCACCTTTTCTCCTAAATCCTTGATCCCCACAGTCCGCGTGGGGTCCGAAGGCTCTGGGGCCCTGGGCTGTGCGTAGGGCCCGCCGAGGGTCTTGGGCACGGAAGCCGAGCCATAGGTGGTCTCCCATCTGCTGATGACCTCGTCAAAATCCCAGATGTGTAAATCCTGCTTTGCGGCCGGGGGCAGGGGCTCCGCGACCGTGGACTGGGGACAAGGACGTCGGCTAAAAGGATTCAAGTCTGGCCCGCGAGCCCTGATCTCTCCCCGGCAGTCCTCAACCCTTTCCTCCCAGGCGTCCACGTTCGCTGGCCCCTCCTCTCTCAGACCCAGGACTCTGggaccctccctcctccttcagtCAGAGAGGAGCCCGAGCGCCCTATCCGCTTTTCTCTCAGCAGGTGTCTGGACCCCCAGGCCTCTCCTTCAGACACAGGAGTCTGGGCTCCCAGTCTCCTCCCGGCCAGGAACCTAGGGTCCTCTTACCTGCACAGTGGGCGGGGGAAAGGGAACAGATGGGATAATGTGGTGGGCGACACCACTGCTGGTGAGATGCCAGTTGGGCCAGGATCCAGGCACCTCGGTCCCAGAGATTGGGGACCATGGCAGACCATAGCGCACAGCCAGGGTGGGACCAGCCATGGTCCCACCCCTGTGGGGTAGCCCAGCAGGAGCAGGCTTGTTGTCGCTGTTGCCCCAGGTGACAGGACCCGCCCACCCTGAACCCAGCCAATGGAGGGCCTGCAGGTGTGTGGATGGTTGGATAGAATGAGAAAGAGACCCAGGCAACAAGTGACAGGGACTTggagagagggggcacagaaaCGCAAGAGAAGTGGAGGAGAAGAgtcccagagagagaaggatggccAGAAAAGGGggcggaggggaaggggaaatagATCAGAGTTTTAGGGAATCTTAGAGACACAGAGACCCCAGGTTGGAGGAGACAGAGGCCACCCACTGCCTCAGGGAACCCAGGagaaacacccccccccctttcctacAGGGTCCCAGCTCactcagccccctcctccctctgccaggCCTGCCTACCTCAGGGGTAACGATTTCCAGACTTCCCCagggctctccctccctccccgcgtCTGCTGAAGGACTCAGCCTGGGCTTTGGCTTCGTGCGTCCTGCCTGCCTTTGATTTGGTTGAAAACTTCCACCTGGATATGGGGGTGGGTGAAGAGGGAGAGACCCACAGGCAAATACACAGGGAAATACTTAgcaaaaaagggaagggaggcgGTGTGGAGAGAGctttgaggagaaagaaaagtgcACTCAAGAATGGGTGAGAGGCACTGAATGAGAAACAGTGGTAGAGAGCTACTGACCCAGAGacaagagacaggaagagagagagagagggaggtggcaaaaaaaaaaaaaaaaaaaaaaaaaaaaaagagggtggggAACCACAGATCTAGAAACACGGAGATGTAGAAACAGAGGCAGCCAGTCCCCGCCTGGCCCTGCCACCCCTACCCTTCCCAGGGGCCCAGTCTgggttggtgggggatgggaaaATTGGTTctaaaagagtgtgtgtgtgtgtgtgtgtgtgtgtgtgtgtgtgtggtaagtcTTAAGATATGGACGGGTGATATATGAAGGGTTACCCCTGACTTCCCTTGGTACTTCCTCACTTTACAGGCCATTTCGTCAAGGCCTCTGCCTCCTCGGCTCCCATTCTTTCAACCCCACTGACCCATTCTTCAGATGGGGAAAAGTGAGGCTACCTTCTGCAGCCTGGCACAGGGTCCCACTGACCCCCTCATTCAGGCCTCTGGAGCCACTTCTCCTTTTGGATTTCCCTGGCCCATTCACTGTCCACATGACCCCTGATTCCAGCCAGGAGTCAGGTCAATTGGTCAGAACCTCGTGCCACACTCAAGCTGGACACTTCTAAGGTCTATTTCTTTCCCAATATGGGTACAAGTTGGGACAGAAAAGGGAGTAGAAACCTGACTCCAGCTTCCCAGTAGGGCCAAATTCTCCAGTCTCCTGGCCTCCGGTCAGTCAACCTTGCTTTTGCTCCTTCTGTGACGGGTGGCTCACTACCTCAAAAGAGAACGTTTGAAGCCAACACTTGCCCCATGTGACCAAGTAAGATTTCTCATTCAAACCCGACCTCCCAGCTACTTGCCTATGTGTTCCAGTTTTTATGCTCCCCCACCCACTTCTTGACAGATCACTTCCTTGTCACTCTCTCCAGGGTGAGCAAGATGTCTTCTGAGATCAAGTGGTTAGCAACTGAGAAGCCAAGGGCCTCTGATGGTCGAATCCACTAGAGTTGATCTGACAAATTGTGTATTAGTGCTGATAAACAGTAGACACTCGGCAAAATTgggctattattatcatcatcattacccTCAAGTTCATCCAGgagaactcctactcatccttcaaaaccccaTTTGGTTCCACCACCTGTCTGGCACGGATTGAGCTCTCAGAATCAGAAAGCTGTGATTGTGTGACCATTTCACAAGTTCCCAAACTGAGGCCCGGAGCGGTCAGGCCACCACCCCTGAGGTCCCTCGGGATCCAGCCgtcttcttcctctgcctgcccAGTTCCTGGGCATGGGACTCAGGCCCGACCAGTCCGGCTGAGGAGCGTGCAGACGCAGGCAGTGTCAATTCGAATCCATCGCCAGCCTACGCGGCCCTGGGCATCAGCGGTCAGTGCCCGCACGTAGGACTGCTTGGCTTTGCACTCAGATACCCAGTGCCTCCGGTCCACACCCCggcagccccctcctcccccaccggGGCCACCTTCCTCGGTGCTGTCAGCCTTGCAGCGGGTCTCGAAGAAGTACTGGCGGAGGGGACTGCCACCAGCCGCGGGAACCTCGCCCAGCACCTCCACCTCACGCCCACGCAGGTCCACGGCCGTCCGGCGGTCTGTCACCCAGCCGCTGACCGCATCGCACACAGCCAGCTCTCCCCGGCGACTTGCGGGTGCTGTCTCGCTCGCCCCTCGCCGGCTGCGGTTGGCAGGGCGGCCTGCTGGCTCCCCAAAAGCCCCGGCCTCCAGCAGGAAGAGCAGAGGGGGCCCGGCGGGGGTGCCCCTGGACAGGGCTACTCGGGGGGACAGGAGGTCCCACTCAGGGGCTAGAAAGGGGGGCAGTGgtaagggtggggggtggggctccaTTGGAACgctggggaggaggaaaaggaggaggatggggagggagcaggaggggctGAGGAGCATCTCGCTGAGCACCTGAGGACGGAGGGGAGAGCCGGCATTAGAGATGGGGTAAAAACAGAGTAGGGGACGGGGGACAGCAGTTGGGAGCTCCAGGCGGACCTGGATGCCAGAACCAGGGGGAGGCCCTTGTTCTAGAACCTTAGGAGGGGGACCTTATACTCTAGGACTTAGATACTGCCCAGCTTCTAGATTAATCATAATTGTTCTACTACTATCGCTAATAATAGCCAACAAATCAACGAACGGAGAAACACAGGCTGAGAAGTGAGTGACTTATAccaggccacacagccagcaAATACCAGAGGTAGGACTTGAGCCCCGTCGGGACAACTCCATTCTGCCTCCTACCTCTACACCCCCGAAGAACCCTAAGTCCCGCAGCCTAGAGGAGGTTGGAGGTCTCAAAATGCTGAGAAAGGCCATGTTCTGGAATCCTAGCAAGACCCAAGTTCAGCTCAAAACTGCCACTGAGAAGGCGAGACATTTCCTCTGCCAtgcggggcctcagtttccctgtcccAGAAAtcggccaggggctgggagataGCGGTGAGGGCGTGGATGCTTCCGTTTTTCTGCAATATTCTGGAAGTCTCTGGTTCTGGGAAAGAGTGGTGTGGAGGGGACTGGGAAGCAGCAGGTGGTTACCAGACCTGTCAgcacctcctccacctccaggcTCCAGGGCTGGGGGCCCCCAGGCTCTGGGGGGCCCCGGTGGGGGACACAGGTGGTCCCCTCCTTCCTGACATCTCAGGAGAGGGTAGGGGCAGCCACCTAGGGGAAGAAGGGAACAGGCAAGTTATATgggcaagtggggggaggggacgcgAACACTCCCCTTCTCTGTGTTCCTCTTAAAGTGTAGGGTACCCAGGAGTCAAGGCCGCGCCCCCTTCCCTGGGGCCCCTTCCCTGACCAGGTGATGGCTCCTGGCTGGGATGGGAAGCAGAtgggggaggtgtggggaggggcgaggagggcggtgggggaggggtgggaggggtagaggaggCTGGAAAAGATTACATCCTCCACGGCCCATTCATCTCCCAGACAGGGCGGGGGCGGTGCTCGTCTGGACCCCCGGGTCCCTGAGGGCCCACACTCAAGAAGCCCTGGGTCCCTGAGGCTGCTTCCTGGAATGTTCTATCCTCACAGGACAGGCCAGGGCCCGTCCGACACTTCTATTGCACATACCTGGAGTGGCTGCCTGCTTTGGCTCGGAGATGGGGAAATGGAAAAAGGGGTGTGAAGGGACCCAACCACGCTGATCCAACCCGGACCCGGAGTGTAGATCCCCAGCtacctcctccctcagaccagaaAGTCCTAGCTCCCAGCTCCCACCTCCCCTGATCAGACCCTAGAGCTCTGGTTCCCAGCTGCCTCCCCTTTTTCACGAGTCCAGATCCCCAGCGCCCTCTCTCACATGCAGGGGTCCGGGAGCCCCGCGCCCTCCTCCCTCGGACCAAGGAgtccagacccccccccccccagcgcccTCCTCCCTCGGACCCGGGAGTTCTGGAGTTTAGGACCCTCCTCCCCAGGGACCCCCGAATACGTACTCCCAGGCCCCTCCTCCCAAAGAAGATTTAGGCCGGGGGGTCTGGTCTCCCGAGACCCTGACGGGGGCGAGCGGCTGCATGGCTGGAACGCTtccctcctgcctcagtttcctccgccaagccccgcccccgcaggccccgcccccgtcccTCCCTACCCGGGGGCAGGGCGACCCGGACGCCGGAATCCCGGGGGAGGAGGCGCCGAGGCTCTCACCTGGGGCGCCCTCTTCGGCTCCTCGGCTGCCCCTGGCGCGGCGCGGCTCCTCCTCCCGCTCGCTGGCTGCGGGGACGCCCGCTCGCCCGCCGGCTCCTCGCTGCACACGCTCCGGAGggcccgggcgggggcgggggcggggcggcgccCGACGGcggaggaggggccgggggaTCCCGCCTTCCACACGCGTGCCGAGACCTCGGGAGCCCGGCCTGGCTCGCTCAGCTCTTGGCCCGCCTCAGCCCCGGGAGGCCAGGCGCCAGCCCCCTTCTCCCTCAGCCCCGGCagccgggcccccccccccccccagccccctcctccctcagacccaggagtcccggcccccagccccctcctcccgcagagccaggagccctgacccccagccccctctccgTCAGACCCGGGATTcaggtccccagcccctcctccctcaggcccagGAGTCGGGACGCCCAAGGcgctcctccctcagacccaggagtcctcacccccagccccctccctccgcAGACCCAAGGCTCCTGACCAGCAGCTCCCTCCTTCCTTAGAGCCAGGAGTCTGGGCCTGAGATTCCCTTGCCTTGTGCTGCCAATTAAGTGTCAATCCCTGGGCAGATTCCCCCCCTCTGCTCTCATCCCCACTTTCCCAGGAGCTCCAGGCTAGACATTAACCAGCTGGACTTGGGCAGCGATAAGGCCCGAGGCCCAGGGAGACAGTGGATATGGGGGAGCTCTCCCACAGAGTCCTGTCTGCTGGAATTTCCTGGGTGGGGACTGGGGAGAGGGTCTGTCCTGAGCTCAGATAAGAGAAATTCAAGGTATTCTAGGGCACAGAGACAGCCAAGGGTATGACTTGGGAACACGATGACCTCtgcccagagaaagaaaatgaatagtgaGGGACAAAGGGAGACATGGGAAGGGCACATAAACAGAAAGGGGGGACAGAAACCCAGAGAGAGAAgacccagagagggaaggggataGAATCCCAGAAGGGGGACGGAGACCCGTTGAAAAGAGAGAGACCCTAAGACAGACTGAGGTCAGACGGAGTCCTGAGACCAGCAGAGCCCTTCACCCCTCCCCGGGAGCTATTTCAGGAGGAAAGCTGATGCCcatctggggggggggtcatCCCATACCCCTCCCTCGTCCTAAATATAACATGGCAAGGTGGCAGGAAGGGTGTCCCCGGATTAGGGTGTTCCCTCCTTTTCCCCAGCCTAGCCAAGGCAACATAGAAGGCGCCTACAGttgtttattgggggggggggggggaaggggcactTCCCAGCCTTCGAGTGTCCCCTCGGGTCACCTCCATGACCTCTCCTGGCTTCTCCACCTCTTCCTTAAGCACCCAACACATCCCACTCCCTACCAGAGAGACTCTAAGTAACTTCCAGCCTCTGATGGAGTAATACAGGTGagttttcaaagaaaagtaaaacactctctgtgcccctccctctggATATCTGGCCCTTCCTCCGTGGTTGCCTTCCAGCTTCTATGGATCccttccctaccccccccccaccgacacacacacacacacacacacacacacacacacacacacacacacccaggcctCTGACCCCCTCCCAGGTCACTGCCCTCCTTCCacctgctctccctccttcccctgggtGTCCTCTCTCCAAGTCTTGGCTCCTCTCTGCATGGGCTTTCGCCTCTTTGGGTCTCTGTCCTGGGTCCTGGACTCCGCCTTGCGTCTGTCACTGTGAGGAGGTCTGTTCTCCAGTTCTGTCTCCAAACgtgtctttctctccatctcagaGAGAAGTGACTACCTAaacattctattattttctatctttatcaAACCCTGCCCACAATAATCTGTACT
The Lynx canadensis isolate LIC74 chromosome E2, mLynCan4.pri.v2, whole genome shotgun sequence genome window above contains:
- the NTF4 gene encoding neurotrophin-4; translated protein: MLLSPSCSLPILLLFLLPSVPMEPHPPPLPLPPFLAPEWDLLSPRVALSRGTPAGPPLLFLLEAGAFGEPAGRPANRSRRGASETAPASRRGELAVCDAVSGWVTDRRTAVDLRGREVEVLGEVPAAGGSPLRQYFFETRCKADSTEEGGPGGGGGGCRGVDRRHWVSECKAKQSYVRALTADAQGRVGWRWIRIDTACVCTLLSRTGRA